ACTATACTAACAACCACATCCACCTTGTTTAGGAGCTGATTCATCAGCTGCAGGAGCGCCACCGCCACCACAACATCCACCGCCGCCACCCATAGCAGTCATTCCACCTACAACACCAGTTTGTAGTTCTTCTTCTGTTGCAACTCTAATAGATAAAACAGATACTGAAAACATTAATGTTTTTCCAGCCATAGGATGATTGTAATCAATGATTACTTCATCGTCAGTGAAAGATTTAACCATAACTTGTACAGTTTCACCTTGTTCACCTGTTCCATATAAGCTCATACCTTCAGCAATTTCAATTCCTGCGAATTGTTCTTTAGGTAAAGTTTGGATTGCATCATCTTTGATTTCTCCATACGCTTCTTCTGGTTGAACTAAAACGTCTGCTTCATCATTCACATT
The genomic region above belongs to Campylobacteraceae bacterium and contains:
- a CDS encoding peptidylprolyl isomerase, with product MSKVISIEYTLKDANTNEQLDTNVGAAPLEFIIGKGQIIPGLEKKVIEMNVNDEADVLVQPEEAYGEIKDDAIQTLPKEQFAGIEIAEGMSLYGTGEQGETVQVMVKSFTDDEVIIDYNHPMAGKTLMFSVSVLSIRVATEEELQTGVVGGMTAMGGGGGCCGGGGAPAADESAPKQGGCGC